One segment of Neobacillus endophyticus DNA contains the following:
- the ahrC gene encoding transcriptional regulator AhrC/ArgR, which yields MNKGQRHIKIREIIAGNDIETQDELVDELRSAGYNVTQATVSRDIKELHLVKVPLSDGRYKYSLPADQRFNPLQKLKRAMMDAFVSIDSAGHLLVMKSLPGNAMAIGALIDHLDWDEILGTICGDDTLLIICRTTEDTETITKRFLDML from the coding sequence ATGAATAAAGGTCAACGACATATTAAAATTCGAGAAATCATTGCAGGTAATGATATAGAAACACAGGATGAACTAGTAGATGAACTAAGGAGTGCCGGATACAATGTGACACAGGCCACTGTGTCCCGGGACATTAAAGAGCTTCACCTTGTGAAGGTGCCATTAAGCGATGGCCGTTATAAATACAGTCTTCCTGCGGACCAAAGATTTAACCCGTTACAGAAACTTAAGCGGGCTATGATGGATGCTTTTGTCAGTATTGACTCAGCAGGCCATTTATTAGTAATGAAAAGCTTGCCTGGTAATGCTATGGCAATTGGAGCATTAATCGATCACCTTGATTGGGATGAAATATTAGGAACCATTTGCGGGGATGACACACTCCTTATTATTTGCCGTACAACAGAGGATACAGAGACAATTACAAAAAGGTTCCTTGATATGCTGTAG
- a CDS encoding TlyA family RNA methyltransferase gives MKNKERLDVLLVERGLFETREKAKRAIMAGLVYSNEERLDKPGEKVKTEIPLTVKGNVLPYVSRGGLKLEKALKVFDVSVNEKAVIDIGASTGGFTDCALQNGAKLSYALDVGYNQLAWKMRQDERVVVMERTNFRYVTTSDLTREMPNFATIDVSFISLTLILPVLKTLLVPGSDIIALIKPQFEAGREQVGKKGIVRDENVHRQVIEKIIDFSVLQGYSIMNLSYSPITGGDGNIEFLLHLKWEGERDSGANLLSKSPDEVVKEAHMEFHSKNE, from the coding sequence ATGAAAAATAAAGAACGTTTAGATGTTTTATTAGTGGAGAGAGGCTTATTTGAAACGCGGGAGAAAGCTAAAAGAGCGATCATGGCCGGATTAGTCTATTCAAACGAAGAGCGGCTGGATAAGCCTGGTGAAAAAGTAAAAACCGAAATTCCCCTGACCGTAAAAGGCAATGTCCTTCCCTATGTAAGTCGTGGGGGATTAAAACTGGAAAAAGCCTTAAAAGTATTTGATGTTAGTGTAAATGAAAAAGCAGTTATAGACATTGGCGCCTCCACAGGAGGGTTTACCGATTGTGCGCTGCAGAACGGCGCCAAATTGTCCTATGCCTTAGACGTGGGCTATAATCAGCTTGCTTGGAAGATGCGTCAGGATGAACGCGTTGTGGTAATGGAAAGAACCAATTTCCGTTATGTTACAACTAGTGATTTAACGAGAGAAATGCCGAATTTCGCAACGATTGACGTGTCATTTATCTCGTTAACCCTCATCCTGCCAGTATTAAAAACCCTTCTCGTTCCGGGAAGTGATATTATTGCACTGATCAAACCTCAATTTGAAGCAGGAAGGGAACAGGTAGGTAAAAAAGGAATTGTTCGCGATGAAAACGTTCATCGTCAGGTTATTGAAAAAATCATCGATTTTTCTGTGCTACAAGGGTATAGTATTATGAACTTATCCTATTCACCGATAACCGGTGGCGATGGAAATATCGAATTTCTGCTCCACCTTAAATGGGAAGGTGAAAGGGATTCTGGAGCAAATTTACTTTCAAAATCTCCAGATGAAGTGGTTAAAGAAGCCCATATGGAGTTTCATTCAAAAAATGAGTAA